The following proteins come from a genomic window of Malus sylvestris chromosome 4, drMalSylv7.2, whole genome shotgun sequence:
- the LOC126620090 gene encoding uncharacterized protein LOC126620090 → MSLVEKEISSVVGGSGGGCVVGDDGDDDDEECGGSGSGSGGSHGRCRCSEEKAKKQRGFSAGGLSRNFGRAKQVVLHPFGRSKRQLPRKARGSASGASSLASSCAFSSGKMFGGGGGNGGGNKSCYFCFTQPPTLDSPMGSQTSDPEHPNFTFGMLRAFVESNEFYSKDCNPHLDIVVSRY, encoded by the coding sequence ATGTCTTTGGTTGAAAAGGAGATATCAAGCGTTGTTGGCGGCAGTGGCGGTGGTTGTGTGGTGGGCGATGATGGCGACGATGATGACGAAGAATGCGGCGGCAGTGGTAGTGGTAGTGGTGGGTCCCACGGAAGATGCAGATGCAGTGAGGAGAAGGCAAAGAAGCAGAGAGGGTTTAGTGCTGGTGGGTTGTCGAGAAATTTCGGAAGGGCCAAGCAGGTGGTCCTTCATCCGTTTGGAAGATCCAAAAGGCAGCTTCCCAGAAAAGCTAGGGGTTCTGCTTCTGGAGCTTCTTCTTTGGCGTCGTCTTGTGCTTTTTCTTCAGGTAAGATGTTTGGAGGAGGTGGCGGTAACGGCGGTGGTAATAAAAGTTGTTACTTTTGTTTCACGCAACCCCCAACTTTGGACTCTCCAATGGGGTCTCAAACCAGCGACCCTGAGCACCCAAATTTCACCTTTGGGATGTTGAGAGCTTTTGTGGAGAGCAATGAATTTTATTCCAAAGATTGCAATCCCCACTTAGATATTGTTGTTTCCCGATATTaa